TAACAGTGTGGACAACACCTTCCAGAACTGGCACCTTGCTCTTTGCAGTGAAGCCTTTctcagcacatgcaaaggccagGAACTGAAACTTATAGACCCACTggtagaactgtgaaaaatactcATGGCCAGGGTCATAGCCTGAGTCAGCAATGAGAGCCCTGCCAAGAGCTCTTCACTCCAGTGGTTCATTGGACACTGAATATGTTCTTTGTTTGTATTAACctgctgaatagccaaagaaataagCAAAGATGTAAGATGCCCCAGACAAAATAAGGAACTTGCAGCAATGGTAAGGTTGCTGATCATAGGCAACTCAGTGCCTTTTATGTTTTCATCAATAACTGGAGATTCCTGAGGTACAcactgagaaaacagaataatATACCGTGGAGGGCAGCAGTCAGTTTTCACTGTGGGTCTCTTTATTTCTGACCATTCCTTTACAGCTAGCCACCCAGGTATAACTCCAACATGTAGGTCTCAACCCCATATCTGCCTCTAAAAATTTAGGTTCATATTTGACTGTAAAAACACATATTCCCAAAAGTCCCATCACCTCCCAGGTTCTACATTTCCAGTGCAATCCTGCACCCAACCTGGATCACCATTCCTTTTCCCATTCACACTGAGCAGGTATCAGAAACCTTGAGTGTGTTTTCCCTTCATAATGTACCTATGTCCTAGATTTCAGTTTCCATGTACCCAGAAGAAAGCTTTTGATAGAGGCAAACAACTAGACATGAGTATTACAGCAGTATATAATGGGTGCCATGTGATTGCATATGTCATCATCATAGTGAGGACAGGGGCTGAGGCTAAGCCAGATGGTCCTGGGCTGTGATAAGTCTCTCAGAATCTCAAACAGCTTAGCCCCAAGCTGGGCAAGTCTCCCTTCGAGCAGAATACCCTGAGGGCTATAACTCTCCTGAGGGGCAGGATACAGCTCTTGACTTAAACAGGGCAGCCCAGTGGTGTGTAGCAGCAACTTCTCCATGACAGCCATGGAGAGGAGGTTCCCACACAGGCTGAAGGACCTGAGCTGGGAGCAGTGGCTCAGGGCAGGCAGGATGGCCTCAAATTGGAAGTCCATGATCCCACACTAATCTAAGTCCAATCCTGGAGCATGGTTACAACTTTCTCCAGCAGAACTTGGAGAAGCTCAGGACTAAAGTCAGTCAGAGTGACACCACTCAGATCCAGGCCTTTTAGCTGACTGATGTTTGGGCATAGGGACAGATGGATCAAATCTGATTCTGTAAGCCTTCAGTTAGTTTTTGAGAGGTTGTCCAAGGTGGTCCTCAGGTACCTGGGGAGAAACCAAACAATTAGTTCTTGGAAACTCAGGTGCCAGGCGGGCTCCAGGTGAGAGACAAATGATTTCTACAGGGCCAAGGTTAATCTGACCATCTGATGAGGGTCAATACACTGATTGCCCAGTCTCATTCTAGGCTGAGTCCTGGTGACTGAGTCACTTCACAGAATCTTGAAAATTCTCTTTTCCATCATCAAGCTGAGTACAACATATTCCACTTCCTTATGAGGATGAACAAAGATAATGGAATGTACTAGAACATGCTAAGAGGAGAGCCTGAGAGAGTCTCAATCAAGTGTGGACATCACTGAATTTTGGTATCGggagatgaaataaaaaatgatttccaCTCAGACTCCTTCAGTCCTTGCTTGGGCTCCAGATGCCTATATCCCTGGCCAGGTGAGGCTCTAGGGAGACATGCATAAAGAACAAACGTGCACAAGGTCCCACAACATCAATGGAGGTTGCCAGTCTGCAGGGGCTCACTTATTTCCCTGCATGATCTACAAACCTTCTATCACTGTTTATTGTCCTTTGGGCTCTGCTCCATTACCACCATCTCCAGAATCATGCTTTTCCCATATATTAATTACCTTATCTGGCGCAACAACTATTACAGACAGGGAATTTAAGACAGGGTCATTGTGGTCACAAACCTTGTGAGCATAGAGGTTTCCTTCAGAAATGCTCTGGTCTGATGTGGTTTCCCCACTTCAATGTCCTCTTTACTTACCTATGTTTTTAAGTCATTCGAACATAGACACCTCTTCCAAAGGAAGAAATCACAAACCCTCCATTTCTAGATCCAAACATCAGAGTCTATAATCTGTACCTCTCTAGCAGGGTGTCCCTTTCAAGAGCCACTGTACCAGTTTAGCACCTACCTTGTTTTGTATGGCTGTGAGATACCACCACTCAGGATAGAGCAGCAAGGGAGGCAGTCCAGGTGACATTCTAGTGTTGTGTTCACTAGTACTTGGCCACTGGTGCACTCTCACCTGAGCATCTGGTCCAGGCAGCCttcaaggagggagggagattccaGATAAAGATCCCAGAGGTGGTGCAGCCTGAGAAACTGAGAGGTAATTTGGACAAGTTAATGCTGCTCCTGCCCCTCAAAGCCAGACATGTGGATGTGGGAGAGAATGAGTCTCTGAAAATTACTCATCTGGCCCAAGAAAGGAGCAAACATGGCCAGGGTGGACAGATGCCAAGGGCAGTTTACTTGAACCTCCTGGATACAGTCCAGGTGCACCATATTCAGGACCTTCATAATATTTTCACGGGCATTGCAATGAACTTCAGCTTCTTACAGCACAGGTGTATGGaaacttttctctgctccacCCATCAGATGAGGTAGGTGAAGAAGTTAACCAGGGACCGTTTCTTTGCAAAAGTTTATGAATGCCTTCAAGGGAGCCAAAGGCTGCTTTGTCCTCAAACTGTGCTCAGCCATTGGTGCTATTCCTGACCTTCAGCATCCATGAGTGTTGGCTCCAGACCACATGCTCCAGAAGTTCTGACCAGTATCCTGTAAATTCTGCACCTGAAGTTTGCACTTCCTATGGGGAAAAAGAGATTTGTGGGGATGCATTAAAATCAACACAGAATGAAGCAACAGCCTCAAAATGTGACAACAGACTGCCCATCTATACTGTAACTTCAGACTCCTGATATCACTTGCTGCcttgtcttctttcctctccacctcactttcctccatctccctttccccacccctcctttctGATTCTCCACTTCTGGTAACTTTAAGCATCACTTAGAGGAGGTGgggcatgttttttttttcaggttcccCTGCATCGTAAGCACTCATAAGCTTTGGAAGGCATTTCCCATAGTGAGCCACGTCCTCTGAGCTTCTTCATTGCCATCTTCAGAATCCTCTGGTCCATCCCTTTTCCATCCACTTTCCCTCACCCCAGCTGTCTCCTCCAGGATGCCCAGGACTTTACCAGGCTGCACAAGTCTGACTAACCTGGGGCAAAGCTTCTGAGCAAAAAGGATATCAAGTGCTTCCAGTTCTGCTTGTAGGGGCCCTACATGAGGCATGTCTATCAGGTTCCCCAGAGGCAGGTGGACAAAAGGCCAGGCTAGCACCATGGCCTTCAGGGTTTCAATGCATCTCGCTTCAAAGACCTCCATGAACAGTGGTGAGAAGAGCTCCATGGGTGGATCCTCCAGACCAGAAAAGGCTGAGGCCTCTTCCCTCAGCAGGTTCATTCCTGCCAGCTCCAGGAGTCTGGGAGGGGTCCAGACACTCATCCTAACTCTGCTCCAAAAGGAATGTTGTGGATACTGCCAGGGAACAAGGCATCCATTTCAGGCCAAGAATGAGTACACCTTAGACTATCTCCCAACCCTTCAGAGGAATCTACTCAGGGCCAAGGTCACTGCTCTGGCAGGGGTGGAAGTGTCTCACTTAGCCCATATTACACTCTGGGCTCAGTGGTCACAAAGCTATAACTCTTTCCCTACTGGACTCAGAACAAGCATCTCACAAGTACCAAGGAGGAGGAAAGGTAACCACTAACCCATTCAGTTCCATCCACTGCTTTGCTTAATTCATGTCCCACTGGGAAGTGGGTACCAGGGAGCCTGAAAGCTGACTCCAATTTTTATTTGGGGAAGACCTTCAGACCACTACTTATAGCCCTAAATCTATGAGAAGAGGAGTGTCATGTGTACCAACACAGCCTACATCCTCAGATACCCAGTTAACCTAGCTGGTAAAAATGAAAGCCATTTGTGCacacaatacatattttaaatttcaagaaataaaattcaaaacatatattttcattaaaaaatcttcttggttaagacatttaaaaatgatataagcCACAGGACAAATCCAAATGTTTGGGATTCAGGCAAAATTACACTGAAAGgcaaatataaaaactgaaatctgttcatctgaaagaaatgatttaaaaaaaactctccctGCCATCCAGAGATATATGCCATGTTTCAAGATTAGCTATCCATGGGTATGAACAGGGTGTTCTTACTTGAGTTTGGTTAAGTTACTGGTCTGATGCTGTTGGAGGGGTGCTGAGACCTCAGACACTGTGGAGAACCCAGCCGGTGACTCCAGAACCAGAAAATTTTGCATCCCTTCTTCAGAGGCTGAGACTTTTATAGACCTTTCATAACCTCTGACCACATTAATTTTCCATGTGTAAAGGGGGGACATCCATACCTGTCCGAGGGTCCACTGATAACATTAGTTGTTAAGAAACTTTGTGCTAAGGTTGAAATGTCCCATGTCCTCCcttttttcctgtcctttctccattttctttctcgtTTTACTATGCTGTTTGCCCTTGCATTCCCAAATCTGTCCTGATCTTCCCCTTCCTTTGTGAGCAGGAGATCAGCTGAGGAGAGGTTGGCTAAGTCAGGGAGGTCcattattttgcaaataatgtgTTACTCCTTCCCCAGATCTGCTACTCACCACAGAAAGTGATAACACCCCTCCCTGTTAAAACTAGGATACTAAACAGCCCCAGCCCCAGTGATAATTAAATGTGGCTGATTGCAATGTGAAGAACCCCCTTTATGGCTCATGTGTCCATTCGAGTCTCAAAAAATAATATGCTCAGATTAGATACTATAAATTGTCATGGAACCACTTAATGTTTGTGTCATAAAGGATCTGAATGATAATCTGATCCAagtatctcattttacagatgagaaaactgaggcccagaaaggtgaaGAGGTTTGCCCCACATGGCAGATCTGTTAGAGATATAGCTGAGATCAAAATCCTGATGGAgattaagtatttatttaatacttaataaatacttaaatatttattcaatatttagcacttaataaatatgtaagtatTTATTCCATAACCTTGGGAACATGAACTTTCTAGAAACCCCTGTTCCctacttctgtttccttcttgttTAAGTGATGATTGCTCTAAGCATCACATTTTAGCCTCTCTAAAGCTGGGTCATTTTCTGTGAGCTGGTGGCTAGTAGcagcatctccctccctcttttctgccctccctgcccccactcatGGGCTCAAGTGTCAGACAATTTGCCATAGAATCTAGACAAATAGAAGGCTTACCTTAACTGGACCTTCTTATTCTGACAGTGTCCAAGTCCTAATAGATGGATCCAAGTTTTGCTAATGTGGTGTGTGTATTATCCATCCCTTTCCCTGTATAGTGGCTTTCTATCTTTAATAAGAAAATCATAATTACCCACCTGCTTACTAGTAATTAATTATTAGTAACTAATAATTACCCATCTGAAGCTATTATTGTACagattaaatagaataaatatggAAGTACATTGAAAGTTCTCTAACACTGaggagtttgtttttaaaattcatgcatTAATTTCTGCAGATCCTTCAGTCAAATCAATCTATAATGCACATCATTATATTTTTGAAGCAGGGACAAATCAGGGCTCCCTTAACTATCCCTATTTCTTTTCCTGCAAAGGATAAAATGATACTTTTTACCATAATTTGATGGAACAAATTAAGTCAGATGGAGTAAGAAATGTGTGGAAATTAGTTCACACACTGCTAGTAAACAACAACTtagttttttctcccttcttggaTTAAACAGTGAAAACTCCCTAAGAAGAAAGCCATCACTTTGCTCTCGCTGTTCTGAGCaatttcagttgtgtttctaaTGGCATTTTATGAGAGTTGGTGGATGAGAGGACTTAAGACCTGTAAAAAGTTCAGTTTGAACTCAAATATGGCCTAGACATGGCTCTCACATTAATGACAAAGTATCTTCTGAGGGATTGCATTAACTCACTGAACATCCCATGGAGGCAACTAGAATGTCCAGCTAAATAAACAGCTTTCTATTTTTGCCTgttcaaagatgaataaatgcCTCAGAAGATAGTGAGACTTTATCACCCTCTACCTTCAGATGGCACAGGGAAGAGGAGTGTCCTTTGTTGGCTGGGGTTGCACCTGGAGATCTTTAATAACCCTCCTGGTGCTAAGACACTATGCTTCAGGGGGTGTAAGGTTCTGCTAAGACTTACTGACCATCATGGAGGCACCAAATACCTGTGAatgcatttttcatttgcttacttattcattcagttttttgtaaaattattctgTGTACCAGGCCCTGGTCTAGGCAGTAGAGATAGAGGATgagtgaaatatatttctttcccttGATGAGCTAATAGTCTAATGAGAGACATGCTCAGGTGCATATAAAAAGCAGTAAAATATGACTCATGTCATATTAGAAGACTGTACAAGTTATAAAGAAATTCACATGACTCAGGTAATCAGCACTCGCTGTTTTTGGTTTAGCATCTTATTTTGTTAGTTTGGCCTGATACCTTTGGTTTTGAACATCCTTAAGTAGCCACTATCTTTGTCTGAACTGTCTCTGAATATCTGTTTTGCAAGTTACAATCAAGGGTGTGTAGAGTGTAGGCCACTGCAAAGTTAGAGAAGCAGTCCAAGACTGcactcacttctgacaccaaatgcaAGTTCAATGGATTCCCCAAATCACCTGATAATTCACTGGAAGGACTCAGAATCCACGAAAGCTGTTAAAAATCATGGTTATCATTTTATTACATGGTTTATTACAAGGAAAGTATACAGATTTAAATCAGCCAAGAGAGGAAGCCCCTAGGACAGAATCTAGAAGATTTACCAAATATGGGGCTGCCACTGTCTTCACTCCATAGAATCATAAATGTATTACACTCCCAGTGGTGATGAATGACACTTTCTAACACATTCTataaagccagcattaccctaataacCAAAGCAGGCAattaatttataagaaaagaaaaatacagacaaatataaacatatgcaaaaatccacaaaatATTAGagaatcaaatccaacaatgaataaaagaattatacattatagtcaagtgggatttatttcaagTATGCATGGCTGGTTCGACATTCAAACATCAATTAATGCAATCCAACATGTcaatgggaaaaagaagaaaatcgtATGATCATATTAATTGATGTAAAAAagacatttgacaaaatgcaacatccatttattataaaaatgttagcaaactaGAACTAGAGGGTAACTTTCTCaaattgataaagaacatctacaaacactgacaacaccaaatgctggtgaggatgtggagcaaaaggaAATCTCATTCAGACATTCTGACGgttgtttaaaaaactaaacatactcttaccatatgatccagcaatcttgccctgaaatatttactcaaatgaattgaaaacatgtccacacaaaaccccgtcacaaatgttcatagcaccttTACTCAGAATTGCCAAAAATTAGAACTGAGATGTCCTACaaaggatgaatagataaattgcGGCACATCCATAGCATGGTATATTAATAGGcactaaaaagaaacaagctaTCAAGACACAAAAGACTTGGAGGAACCTTAAAAGCATattgcttagtgaaagaagccagtctgtaaaggccacatactgtgtaattccagctatatgacattctggaaaagataatactatggagacagtaaaaagatcagtctTTGTCAGGAgctcaggggagggagagaagggtgaATAGGTGGAGTGGAGGTGATATTTAGGATGATGAACTATTCTTTATGATATTCTATATGATGCTGTGATGGTGGATTCATATTGttacatatttgtcaaaaccaTAGAACTTTCTGTACAacagagtgaactctaatgtaaccTATTCAGTTTAATCAGTAGCAATAAATTAACATTAGTTCATTGATGGTAAAAAAAATGCACCATagtaatgcaagatgttaataacagtaGAAACATGGGAGAAAGTAGGTATATGGGGATCCTCTGTAATATCTGCTGAGTTTTTGTAAacttaaaacttctctaaaaaataaagtatatcagtttttaaaaattagaggttGAAACTGTTGGTCTCATTTTTTGCACaaattgaaattttgttttgttttgtttagcaaGCAGATGCTTTTTGCATTGTTTGGTTGGTTTTCCTTGGAAGTGTCATGGTGTAGAAGTGGACATTTGTAATGTGTTTAGAAAAGGGCATTTTACAGAATTTGTAATGATTTGGAATATGCATTCACTGACATTCATAATGAAGTCATCATTAGAAagaacccaaagcagccataagaAGTATCATTGCCATTTGGCCAACAAGCATAATGATAAATGCCATTAAGACCACAAAGATAATGCTAAACCTCTGTCCACAATGGCTCAGACAACATTACAGATACtgtattatatttacataaagcAGTAACAGGGTCACCACTCTagggtgttttttaaatttttaaaaaactaaatctaCAAACATGCCACGTACTTTTTATTATTAgaactgaatattttataattcagatATGATCAAGTATTAAACAGGAGAGCTGTAATCTTAGACTGTGcatagtatataatattttaatgttatttctgATGATCTTTAAAAACTGGTCATGAGAATTGAGTATATTAAACCAGGTTTACTTTCAAAGCCTAAACTTTAACTTCTTCTCAAAAATCTGTTAAACAAAATCTTTAGTTTAATCCAAACATAGACTCTATAAAGGTATTACTGTCTATAAAATTGTGAATGGCAGTAAGTGAAGAAATCAAATTTGCTTCTATGAAAGAAGCAAAAAGCCACAGAAAAATACACTCAATAAAGATTTAATGAATACCTGCAATTTgaaaagaatcattttaaaagttgtttggAGTCCAATATTTATTAGGTAGAGTTAATGTCAACATTATATAAGTCATTCATCAAACACTCAAACTGGATTCCTAATAGGTACCAGACATTGAGACTGGTGCTGGGAAATTAACAATAgcaataatgacaataatagtaatgatgcagttaccatttattgaga
This Balaenoptera musculus isolate JJ_BM4_2016_0621 chromosome 7, mBalMus1.pri.v3, whole genome shotgun sequence DNA region includes the following protein-coding sequences:
- the LOC118897784 gene encoding PRAME family member 27-like; its protein translation is MSVWTPPRLLELAGMNLLREEASAFSGLEDPPMELFSPLFMEVFEARCIETLKAMVLAWPFVHLPLGNLIDMPHVGPLQAELEALDILFAQKLCPRKCKLQVQNLQDTGQNFWSMWSGANTHGC